A single genomic interval of Rhea pennata isolate bPtePen1 chromosome 5, bPtePen1.pri, whole genome shotgun sequence harbors:
- the LOC134141279 gene encoding serum amyloid A protein-like, with amino-acid sequence MKLCVCLVLLSIIACASADNPLYRGGKFVWDAVGGAWDMLRAYRDMREANYIGADKYFHARGNYDAAQRGPGGAWAAKVISDARESWQSDTSGRGAEDTRADQEANEWGRSGKDPNHYRPAGLPSKY; translated from the exons ATGAAGCTCTGTGTCTGCCTCGTGTTGCTCTCCATTATTGCATGTGCAAGTGCTGACAACCCATTATACAGAGGTGGAAAATTTGTGTGGGATGCTGTGGGAG GGGCATGGGATATGCTCAGAGCATACAGAGACATGCGTGAGGCAAATTATATAGGAGCGGATAAATATTTCCATGCTCGTGGGAATTACGATGCTGCCCAAAGAGGCCCTGGTGGTGCTTGGGCTGCCAAAGTGATCAG TGACGCCCGGGAAAGCTGGCAGAGCGACacgagcggccgcggcgctgaAGACACACGGGCCGACCAAGAGGCCAACGAGTGGGGCAGGAGCGGCAAGGACCCCAACCACTACCGCCCCGCCGGCCTCCCCTCCAAATACTAG
- the SAAL1 gene encoding protein SAAL1 isoform X2, protein MGVFAKSKCPRLTEICVGILGNMACFQDICMSISKDENLGQVLLQRLCDSDSPTLLETSRLLLTCLSQPEVANVWVERIRESPSVYDCVCFIMSSSTNVELLVKVGEVVDKLFDLDEELMLHWIKNGTCQSVGPSVDDSPEELPDFKIVPCILEAAKQVRSDNPEGLDVYMHILQLLTTVDEGIQAIVQAPDGGKETWSLLYDLVCHELCQPDDPAIIVQEQKTVLASILSVLSAMFASQTEQEYIKMRKNMPLIGSLIRILQYMEGCGKNSVDDSKKSKADETGNADLHEEDFHLKILKDICCELLSNMLQELTKENILEGLNQGHLNEQTCSCAFQNLLPLYFTSVESFLEVLREADRTLADNLEKRFPSLKVHT, encoded by the exons ATGGGAGTTTTTGCCAAGTCAAAGTGTCCTCGCCTTACT GAAATCTGTGTGGGAATACTGGGAAACATGGCTTGTTTCCAAGACATATGCATGTCCATTAGCAAAGATGAGAATCTTGG CCAAGTGTTATTGCAACGTTTGTGTGATTCAGACTCTCCAACTCTTCTGGAAACAAGCAG GTTGCTGTTAACTTGCCTCTCCCAACCTGAGGTGGCCAATGTCTGGGTTGAGAGAATCCGAGAAAGCCCTTCTGTCTATGACTGTGTTTGCTTTATCATGTCAAGCTCTACAAATG TTGAACTGCTGGTAAAAGTAGGTGAAGTGGTGGACAAACTGTTTGATCTAGATGAAGAACTAATGTTACACTGGATTAAAAATGGCACTTGTCAGTCTGTGGGACCATCTGTAGATGATTCCCCTGAAGAACTTCCAGATTTTAAGATTGTGCCTTGTATCCTTGAAGCAGCCAAACAAGTCCG CTCTGATAATCCAGAAGGACTTGATGTCTATATGCATATCTTGCAGCTCCTAACCACGGTGGATGAAGGCATTCAGGCTATTG TGCAGGCTCCTGACGGAGGAAAAGAAACTTGGAGTTTGCTTTATGATCTAGTTTGCCATGAACTGTGCCAGCCAGATGATCCAGCGATCATTGTTCAGGAGCAGAAAACTGTATTGGCCTCTATTTTGTCTGTGTTGTCTGCTATGTTTGCTTCACAGACAGAACAAGAATACatcaaaatgaggaaaa ATATGCCTCTGATTGGGAGCTTGATTCGTATCTTACAATACATGGAGGGCTGTGGGAAGAACTCTGTGGATGACTCGAAGAAATCCAAAGCAGATGAAACTGGAAATGCAGACCTACATGAGGAagatttccatttgaaaattttgaaggaTATCTGCTGTGAATTACTGTCTAATATGCTTCAAGAGCTGACCAAG gaaaatatattagaagGACTAAACCAGGGACATTTAAATGAACAGACATGTTCCTGTGCATTTCAGAACCTCTTGCCTCTGTATTTCACATCA gtgGAGAGCTTCCTTGAAGTATTGCGTGAAGCTGATCGGACGCTTGCTGACAATCTAGAAAAACGTTTTCCAAGCCTGAAGGTCCACACCTAA
- the SAAL1 gene encoding protein SAAL1 isoform X1, with the protein MDRNPSPPSSEAEEEEEGDAVGGTVYSKHWLFSILTRLIEVISPEQGEPGASRERTELEEEMENDICRVWDMSMDEDVALFLQEFNAPDIFMGVFAKSKCPRLTEICVGILGNMACFQDICMSISKDENLGQVLLQRLCDSDSPTLLETSRLLLTCLSQPEVANVWVERIRESPSVYDCVCFIMSSSTNVELLVKVGEVVDKLFDLDEELMLHWIKNGTCQSVGPSVDDSPEELPDFKIVPCILEAAKQVRSDNPEGLDVYMHILQLLTTVDEGIQAIVQAPDGGKETWSLLYDLVCHELCQPDDPAIIVQEQKTVLASILSVLSAMFASQTEQEYIKMRKNMPLIGSLIRILQYMEGCGKNSVDDSKKSKADETGNADLHEEDFHLKILKDICCELLSNMLQELTKENILEGLNQGHLNEQTCSCAFQNLLPLYFTSVESFLEVLREADRTLADNLEKRFPSLKVHT; encoded by the exons ATGGACCGCAACCCCTCGCCGCCCTCCAGcgaggcggaggaggaggaggagggcgacGCGGTGGGCGGCACGGTGTACAGCAAGCACTGGCTCTTCAGCATCCTCACCCGCCTCATCGAG GTCATCAGCCCCGAGCAGGGCGAGCCCGGCGCGAGCCGCGAGCGGacggagctggaggaggagatggagaaCGACATCTGCAGAGTGTGGGACATGTCGATGGACGAG GACGttgctttatttcttcaagAGTTCAATGCCCCCGATATATTCATGGGAGTTTTTGCCAAGTCAAAGTGTCCTCGCCTTACT GAAATCTGTGTGGGAATACTGGGAAACATGGCTTGTTTCCAAGACATATGCATGTCCATTAGCAAAGATGAGAATCTTGG CCAAGTGTTATTGCAACGTTTGTGTGATTCAGACTCTCCAACTCTTCTGGAAACAAGCAG GTTGCTGTTAACTTGCCTCTCCCAACCTGAGGTGGCCAATGTCTGGGTTGAGAGAATCCGAGAAAGCCCTTCTGTCTATGACTGTGTTTGCTTTATCATGTCAAGCTCTACAAATG TTGAACTGCTGGTAAAAGTAGGTGAAGTGGTGGACAAACTGTTTGATCTAGATGAAGAACTAATGTTACACTGGATTAAAAATGGCACTTGTCAGTCTGTGGGACCATCTGTAGATGATTCCCCTGAAGAACTTCCAGATTTTAAGATTGTGCCTTGTATCCTTGAAGCAGCCAAACAAGTCCG CTCTGATAATCCAGAAGGACTTGATGTCTATATGCATATCTTGCAGCTCCTAACCACGGTGGATGAAGGCATTCAGGCTATTG TGCAGGCTCCTGACGGAGGAAAAGAAACTTGGAGTTTGCTTTATGATCTAGTTTGCCATGAACTGTGCCAGCCAGATGATCCAGCGATCATTGTTCAGGAGCAGAAAACTGTATTGGCCTCTATTTTGTCTGTGTTGTCTGCTATGTTTGCTTCACAGACAGAACAAGAATACatcaaaatgaggaaaa ATATGCCTCTGATTGGGAGCTTGATTCGTATCTTACAATACATGGAGGGCTGTGGGAAGAACTCTGTGGATGACTCGAAGAAATCCAAAGCAGATGAAACTGGAAATGCAGACCTACATGAGGAagatttccatttgaaaattttgaaggaTATCTGCTGTGAATTACTGTCTAATATGCTTCAAGAGCTGACCAAG gaaaatatattagaagGACTAAACCAGGGACATTTAAATGAACAGACATGTTCCTGTGCATTTCAGAACCTCTTGCCTCTGTATTTCACATCA gtgGAGAGCTTCCTTGAAGTATTGCGTGAAGCTGATCGGACGCTTGCTGACAATCTAGAAAAACGTTTTCCAAGCCTGAAGGTCCACACCTAA